A stretch of DNA from Paenibacillus albus:
TGCCCGGAGAACATATAGCTGATCAGACAGACGAGAATCATGTAGCCGATTCCAGCGCCTCCGAACAGCTCGCAGCCGAGCACGACGCAAGCGATAGGCGTGTTGGATGCCCCGGCGAATACGGCAATCAGGCCAAGTCCGGCGAGGAACGGAACACTGAGATGTAGTAGCGGAGCGAGCGCATTGCCAAGCGCGGCGCCTATGACGAAGAGCGGCGTCACTTCCCCGCCTAGAAAGCCCGAACCGAGTGTAATGACAGTGAAGACGCTTTTCCAGATGAAATCGACTGTGGGCAGCTGCTCATGAAACGATTGAACGAGCAAGGGCAAGCTAAGTCCGAGATAGGTCCTCGATCCGGCGATATAAACCAGCGCAATGACAACCATTCCGCCGATGAAGCTTCTTACATATGCACGCGAAACGATGCGGCTGAGAATACCTTTGAGCTGCTTGATTCCCATCACGAACAGCCAGCTCATGAGGCCGAAACAGATAGCAGCTGCAGCCACTTTCAGGAGCAGAATCATCGAGAATGGCGGAATAACGCCAATACTGTAGGAGAGATGTTTGATGCCAAGCTCGCGCGTTAGCCAATCTCCAACGAATGCCGAGATGACGACAGCGATGATCGCCTTGTGAGCGACTCTTCTTCCCATCGTAACCACTTCGAGTGCAAACACGGCACCAGCGAGAGGAGTTCCGAATACAGCTCCAAAGCCGCCGCTTATGCCGGATAACAATAGAATCCGCCGATCTACGGCATTCGCTTGCAGGTATCGTGCTGCGAGATCCGCGAGACTGCCGCCCATCTGAACTGCAGTCCCTTCTCGTCCTGCTGAACCGCCGAACAGATGCGTCACCCATGTGCCCAGTAAGATCATTGGCGCCATTCGAAGCGGTACACGTTCAGCTCCATCCTCTTGCAAGCCGCGAATCTGTTCCACAATAAGATTGTTGCCTCGAGAAGCAGCTCCGCCTCTCTTTAAATACATATAGCTCACCGCCGCTCCTGCAAGCGGAAGCAGAAAGAGCAGCCAAGCATGTGCTTCGCGCACATCCGTTACAGCATCAAGCCCCGCCAAGAACAGTGCAGACGCTAAGCCAGATAAGACGCCGACTATGAAACCATATAAGATCCATTTGACAAATGTACGCATTGCATGCCACCTTCTTGCCTTTCTAAACCGAAAAATCGTTATTCCCATCATAGCCGTTCGAATATGACATCGGCAATAAACTTCTCTTATCGGGTATAAAAGACATGGCAAAACGTCCATCCTAAATAAGAATGGAGGTGATCTACTTATGGCAAAG
This window harbors:
- a CDS encoding voltage-gated chloride channel family protein, yielding MRTFVKWILYGFIVGVLSGLASALFLAGLDAVTDVREAHAWLLFLLPLAGAAVSYMYLKRGGAASRGNNLIVEQIRGLQEDGAERVPLRMAPMILLGTWVTHLFGGSAGREGTAVQMGGSLADLAARYLQANAVDRRILLLSGISGGFGAVFGTPLAGAVFALEVVTMGRRVAHKAIIAVVISAFVGDWLTRELGIKHLSYSIGVIPPFSMILLLKVAAAAICFGLMSWLFVMGIKQLKGILSRIVSRAYVRSFIGGMVVIALVYIAGSRTYLGLSLPLLVQSFHEQLPTVDFIWKSVFTVITLGSGFLGGEVTPLFVIGAALGNALAPLLHLSVPFLAGLGLIAVFAGASNTPIACVVLGCELFGGAGIGYMILVCLISYMFSGHAGIYESQLHGVPKPRYLIRVPGARLLLERANAKKKGRAAPH